From the genome of bacterium:
ACCACTGGTGTCCCATTTGGGGGAGACCGGGTTCAAGCGTCCGGTCAACTGGATTCGCGGTCTTTTCCGCCTAAATTCAGGGCGCGGTTGACGGTGTACGTTCGGGCCGTCATCGCCTGTCTCGCAGCCTTCTGGATTGTCACGGAGGGTGTTATTGCACTGGTTGCCGGACGGGCGCCGGTTTTCCTGCAGCAGGAGCTGGACTGGCTCCAATACGTCCTGTTGCTCGTGCTCGTCGGCCTTTTGACCTGGGCCGCGGTGAGACGCTGCCTCGCCGGTCGGCGGGACAAGGGGGCGGGGAACTGAAGATTACGGTCCAGCCGTCGCGGGAAAGCCCCGCGCTTGACGCGGGAGTAAATTGCGGCTATATTGTACCTGCCCTTGGGGGCGATTCGGGTTCGACGGTGGTCGTTCGAACGTCGGTTGCATGCCGAGGTCGCCGCAGGCCTCGTAAAAAAGGCGGCAAACCAACAAACGCCGATTACGATATGGCGTTGGCCGCTTAAGCTTCCGTTTCGGATAGCTTAGGCACGTAAGGCCCGTCCCCCGCGGCTTCGGCCCATCGGGCCGCGGTGTGGGCGTGAAACTGGTGGGCGTCGAGCCCGGGGTGGCCTTCTTCCCCTGGGGGAGACTATTTAGAAGGGGCTAGTTTCGGGTGGAGGTCGCCGTCGCCCTGCCCGCGGCGAATGTTAAGTACGGCTAAGCATGTAGAGCTGTCGCAAGAGCATCATCGGACGGGGGTTCGATTCCCCCCGCCTCCACCAATGAAAGAGGCTCCTCCGCGGGGAGGAGCCTTGTGTTTACCTGTGAGCGCCGACGGTTTTAGCCCGACCCGCTCGCTCCATTGTTTAATTCGTTGTTTCTTTAAGAGGGAGAAGGAAGGGGATCAAGAATTTCCTTGATTAAAGATGCATACCATATCGTATTTAAATTAAGTACATTGTTTATTCCGCCAGACAGAACGCCAAGGAAGAATACCCCCGGTGAAGGCAATTTAGCCATACGTTCTTCTGTGTTAAGGTAATCAGATATTCGATGTGTAAAAACAGGAGAACCACTCATACCAGGTTCAGCGGCTGCATCAACCAAGAAATTAGGTTTTCCATTGTGATATATACCGTAAGGTGATGCTACACAACCACTCTTTACAATAGGTAAGTTATGGACTTGGTCATAATAACCCTTTGGATATCCAACAATTGAAACATGACTAATCCATGAGGGGTGAATGAATTCTGGTAGCTGCATGTCAGGACTGGTCATCATGCCGGTTGTTTCTGTTAACATTGGGTGATCTTGATTGATTAATACACATACAACGTCAGCATCACTACCATATTCAGGATGCTCTATCCATTGTGGCGTATTATTTTCATCATATAATGGGATAGTGTAAAATTGATTCTGTGTTAAATCATTACCGTCCAAGTCTGTATGTAACCTTACTACGAGTTCAGAAGGATATTGTTCAGTCTTTTCATTGATTACTACATGGCGGTTAGTAACCAATACAAGGTACTTATAGGCGTAAAAGAATCCCGTTGCCAAACCAATCACTGTATTTCCCACTTTCGAGAGAATGGGAGTGGTTATACGTATGTTGTCCTCGGCGCGATGTAGTTTACGTTCTTCGAGAGTCATGGCTGGCTCCTTTCTATTTAACTCTAATGGTTACAGTATACACAAATTTAGTTCAGTTTGGGGAGCATTGCAGCACTCCCCTCTGGACACCGTACCCGGCGTCAACCTTCGACGGCCCCTCCCCGTTGAATCGGCATCCTCCTCACCGTGTTCCCGACCTGAAGGGAATGCTCCCGTTAAAAAAAAGCCCTTCCGGTGGAAAGGCGCGGGGGAGAACCGCCGTCGCCGGGTCAAAGGGTGAAGCCCAGGGAGAGAGAGCCGCCCAGGCTGGCGTCCACGTCTCTGGGCCGGATGAGGTTGCTCATCAGCGCCAGGCTCATGTGGAACACGTCGCCGATGTTGAACCCCATCCCGGCGGAGAGGGTGAACTTGGCGGGGGACGCTTCCTCGAAGAGGGCGTTGTAGTTCGTGCTCATCCCGGCGCGCACGGTGACGATACCCGCGAGTTCGTACTCGGCTCCGATGGCGAGGTTCCGCTCGTGGTAAGGGACCACGTCCTCCTCGACCCCGGTCAGCGGGTTGTACACGCAGGACAGATTCGCCACGGGTAAAAGGTCCAGGTCCATCGCCACGAGAAGGCCGTCTATTGGTTCGTAGGCCGCTCCGATGCGAAGCTCCGGGTTTATCCGGGTGGGCTCGAAGCGGGGATCGTCCCAGGCGAGCTGGGTGGGGATGAGATTGCGCGCCAGGAGCCCGTATTGGAAACGCTCGCCCCATTTCCCCTGGACGCCCAAATCAATGCTGAATCCGCTCCCCGTGGCGATGGTGCGCAGGGTGAAAATGTTGTTGAGAATCCAGTTCGAGCCGACGTCGAAGATGCCCGGGTCGAAGTTGGTGATGTCGGCGTCTGAAAGAATGCCGACGGAATCCCCGTCGCGCTCCCCGTGGATGAACTTGAGGGTCACGCCCACGGCGATGTAGTCGTCCCGGGTCAGCTCGAAGGAGTAGCCGTAGCTGAGACCGATGGTGTTCGTCACCAGACCTGAGAGGGTGATGCGGGAGCGGTTTTCCTCCAGACCGATGTCGTTTCCGGGAGTGTCGCCGATGAACGAATCCCGGTCCGGGTCGTTGGGATCGTAGCCGGGCCAGAGCAGGTCGAACTCCTCCTCGGTCAGCAGGCCCTCATTGTAGAGGGCGAGGACGTCCGAGGGGGATTGCAGGTATTCGCTGGGAATGAGCCGGGACAGGTGGGTGTCCACCCAGGGTCCGACCTCGATGTGGTTTTCGTACAGCCAGGAGACGACCGCCGGGCCGACCTGGGTTGCCACGCCGGAGTGCAGATCCCAGGCGATGCCCACCCCGGGCTCGTTAAAGGCGGCGAGGGAGTCCACGATGTCGTTTACATAACGGTGAGCCTCCTCGGGGTTTTTGTCTATGTAGTCCATGAGGCCCTTGTAAGTCTCCGGGAAATTGTCTCTGAGATTGTAATACTGGTTCAGATCGTTGACGTACTGGGTGAGGTTGTCCTCGCCTGAGAAACCGAAGATGCTGTCGGTGGTCGAGAGGTTGACCTGGTTTCCGAAGGCCGCCGGATTCCAGAAGGCGGCGGTGGCGTCGTCAACCAGCGCCACCTGGGCGCCGCCCATCCCCAGAGCCCGGGTGCCGAAGATGTTCATCCCGACGGCCGGAATCGTGAGGATAATCATGCCGAGAATGATTCGTTTTGAATAAATCACGCGCTAACCCAATGTTTCTCGCCTCCATTTTAGGGCTTAAATTCCAAGATTACAAATGTTTTACTTCGCACCGCCGACGCCACCTCCCCCGGGAGTGGTTCAATGCGATAACCCCCCATGTTTTACGGCATGAAGAAAGGTCGTAGGCGGGCGGCCTTTTTTCCTCCGGGGCGCTCGGGCGGCGCGAATTTTCAGTCCTTCTTTTTCCCCAGACACTCGAAGGTCGCGACTCGCCGTCTGAGCGTCGAAAGCGATATCCCCAGCGCCGTCGCCGCGTGGGTTTTGTTGTCCCGGTAAAATTTCAAGGCCCGCTCGATGTAGTCCTTCTCGACATCGGCCAGGGGTCGCACTTCGGATGTTCCCGGTCCGGCGTTTTTCCCGGAGCCGCACTCTATCAGCGACGCGGGATCGAGCTCCCCGCCGTCGGCGAGAATCACGGATCGCTCCAGGATGTTGCGCAGCTCACGCACGTTGCCGGGCCAGCGGTAACTCATCAGCACGGCGAGCTGCTCCTCGGGAAGCGCCCCGTAGACCCCCTGGGTCATGTTTTCCAGAAGGTTCCGGCACAGAAGGGGGATATCCTCCCGGCACTCCCTCAGCGGGGGGACGTTAATCGTGATGACGGCCAGTCTGTAGTAGAGGTCCTCGCGGAAGCGGCCGTTCTTTATGTCCAGGACGATGGGCCGGTTCGTGGTGGCGAGGACCCGGACGTTCAGTGGTATCTCCACGTCGCCCCCCAGGCGGCGAATCCGGCCCTCCTCCAGGACGATCAACAGTTTGCTCTGGAGCGGGAGGGGCATTTCCGCTATCTCGTCCAATAAAAGGGTGCCGTCCTTGACCAGCTCGAAGACGCCCTTCCGCCGTGCTTCGGCGCCGGTAAAGGCCCCCTTCTCGTAGCCGAAGAGCTCTGATTCGATGAGGTTCTCGGGGATTGAGGCGCAGTTCACGCTGAGGAGGTCTTCCTTCCGCCCGCTCAGGCGGTGGATGGCCCTCGCCGCGACCCCCTTGCCCACCCCGGTTTCCCCGGTGATGAGAATTGTGGAATCGGTCTGGGCGGCCAGCTCGATGAGCCGCTTTGTCTCCTGAATCGCCGTTGAATCGCCGACGAGCTCGTCGGTCTGTCGCGCCCTCTCGAGTTGGAATTCCGTAATGCGATTGCGCCGTTCGAGCTCAGCCAGACGGGCTGCCTTGGCCACCGTGAAGTAGAACTCGTCGAGCTCGAGAGGTTTGGTGAGGTAGTGGAAGGCTCCGTTCTTGACCGCCTCGACCGCCTCGGTGAGCGACCCGTAAGCGGTTGCGAAGATAACCTTGACCCCGGGGTCCGCCTCCCGAATCTGCCGTTCAATCTCCGATCCCCGGATGTCGGGGAGCTTCTGGTCCAACAGGACGATGTTGGGGTTCCAGGTTTTGAAAAATTCGAGTCCTTCCCTGCCCGTGGTGGCGTACCGGACGTCGTAACCTTCGAGGCTAAGTCCGTCGCAGGTGCTCTCGCAAAAGGCAGAGTCGTCGTCAACGATGAGCACGCGAGTCTTAGTTTCCATTTTCATTACCTCGCCTGAGGGGGATTGATTAGCCTTAATATGTTGGATTGCATTTAAGTGTTCATTATCGCGGTTCTTTGCGCCGGTAGATTTTGTCAAACCCGATGGTCGCCTCCCGTAAGTCGGCCGTTCCGCACGGCCCGTGGCTACGAGGCTCTCACGCTCCTTGAATTCTTCAGGGCGTTCTCGATGGTGCTTTTCAGGCCGAAGAGCTCGAAGGGTTTTACCAAGTACCCGTCGCATTCAACGGTCTCGGTGCTTTCGGGCAGGGCGCTGAGCATCACCACCGGCGTGTCGTAGAGCGAGTGGATGATCTTGGTGGCCTCGAGACCGTTCATTTTCCCCCTAAGCGTGAAATCCATCAGGATTACGTCGGGACGGGTTTTTCCGCACTGCTCCACCGCTTCCTCGGCGGTGGAGAAGACGCCGATTACATCGTAGCCGAGCCGGGAGAGGCGCAGGCTCAGGTCCATGGCGACGATAATTTCGTCTTCCACGATGATGATTTTTTCGGGCATGGGCCGATTTACCGGTGGCATAAGTTTGTTTCTCCTTGGTGGGGGGACGACGGGTGCACCCCGATCAGCTCCCCGCTATTAAGGCTTTTATTTGAAACGTTTGAGTATCTGCGGCATGGATGCCGTACTGTACGAGTGAGCAATCTCCGTGCCTCTTACGGATGAGCGCATTTAAAACCCACCCCCGCGTCGTCCGGGTTGGCGGCGGGGGTGGTTGGCGGACTTTAATTTAAATATAGATCGTCGTACGGGTGCGGGTTGCGCGAAATGTCTCCGGGGTGGAGACAGCCAAGATGGTCGTTTCAGAATGACGGGGTGGTTTATTCCGCGACGGCACAAAAAAAGCCCCTGCGGGCCGGTTAAGGGCGCGCCGTCGTCGCTTACACGGCGTACCCCCGCTTCCCCATGATTTCGCGGAAGGTTTCCCTCAACTCCTCGTCGCCGATGTTTTCCACTATCTCGTTGTATGTGACCCGGGCGGATTCCCAGAGACGGGCGGCCTTATCCGCTTCGCCGATCCGCTCGTGGAGCGTCGCCAGGTGCACCGCCTCCTCCACCAGGCTGGTTTTGTCCGTTTCCTTCTCGAAACCGGCCTCGGCCGTGGGCAGGAAAGCCCGGATACGTTCCCGTTCCTCCAGGGTGAATTCCCTCCGACGCGCCGTCAACCCCAGGGCGGTCAGGCGGTAAACGGCTATCTCCTTCTCGTCCATGAAATCGCCCACCTCGGCGAAAAGCGCCTCGGACTCCTCCTCGCGCCCGACCTCGGCGTAGAAGACGGCGAGGGAGAGCTTGACGACCAGGGTCATCCGGTGAGCCCCCACCTCACCGTAGATTTCAATCGCCCGGCGGAAGTGCTTCTCGGCCTTTTCGTAATCCCCCCGCAGGCGAAACAGGGAACCGAGGCCGTAGTTGGCGTAACCGTCGCCCAGGCGGTTGTCTATGATTGCGTTCATCTCTAGATAGCGGGTGTTGAGTTCCTCGGCGCGGTCAAAGCGGCCCAGGGTGGTGTAGATCGAGGCCAGGTTGTTGCAGTTGATGGCAAGCCCCAGCCTGTCGCCGCAGCGCTCGGCGATGTCGTAGGAGCGCTGCAGCAGCTCGATGGCCGTCCCGTAATTGCCCTTCTCCATCTCCACGGTGCCGATGTTGTTCAGCACGCTCTGCATGCCGAGAAGATAGCCGTGCTTCTCGTAAAGCTCCAGGGTGCGGCTCTGGTACACGCGCCCCTCGTCGAGCAGTTTCAGTTCGTTGAGGATGCTGGCGTGGATATTCGAGATGCGGGCGCGGACCTTGTCCGAGGCGAAATCATCCTCCCGGACCTGGGAGATGACCTCTTCGGCCCGGGAAATGTAGTTCAGGGCCTCCGGGAAATCTCCGCGGAGATAGTGGACCCAGGCGATGCCGTACAGGGTCTTGCCGTGGAGCAGGGAGGGCGGTTCGTCCTTTAAAAGCGTCAGGGCGTCGTCGTAGTACTCCAGGGAACGGGGGTATTCGCTCAGCCGCTCGTGGGCCGATCCCATCCACTCCATAATCTCCGCGCGCTCCACGACGGTTTGACAGTACCCCAGCGCGGCCGTAAAGAGGTCTATGGATTCGTGCGGCTTTCCCGTCTCCAGACAGACGTTGCCCCACCCCAGGTAGACCCGGCGGGTGAGATCCCCGTCTTGCGAGTTCTCGACCGCCTTGGCGTAAAAACGCTTCGCGTCCTCGTTCGCGTAGAGCGACGCGGCGTGTTTTCCGGCCTCGAAGTAGTACGGGGCGGCCTTTTCCGGCGCGCCGCCGTTTTCGAAGTGGTTGGCCACCAGCGACTGGTAGGCCTGGATCCGGTCGGAGTAGTTGTTCTCGATCCACTTCGCCGTCTTGAGGTGAAGCTCGCGCTTCTCCCGATGGAGGAGGCTCTTGTAGACCGTCTCGTGCAGAAGGACGTGCTTGAAGATGTACTCCAGGTCGTCCTCGAAGATGGATTCGAGCCGCCGGTGGATGAGATCCCGCTTCTCCAGGTCCGCCAGGTGGTCGCCCACCGCGTAGTTCATCAGCTCGGTCACGATCCGCCGCCAGAACACCTCACCGACGACGGAGGCGCGCTGGATGACCTTCTTCTCCTGGTCGGGGAGGTTGTCTATCCGGGAGCGGAGCACCCCCTCCACGGTGTCGGGAATGTCGAAGCCGCCCTCTCCATCGTTCGTGAACCAGTGTCCGTCCCGGTATTCGAGGTCCCCCTTTTCGATGAGGTTCTTGATTATCTCCTCGACGAAGAAGGGATTGCCGGCGGCGAGCTCGACGATGGACCGCCGCTTGGCTTCGTCCAAATCCTCGACGGTCAACAGCTCGGACAAGAGCCGGCGCGTGTCGTCGGGGGAAAGGTCCTCGAGATTGATTCTCGTGTGGTGTTCCGACTTCTGGAGATCCTCCAGGAGGGTCCGCGCGTCTGTGTGGTCCCCGGGGGGGCGGGAGTTGATGATCAACAGGCAGCGGGAGTTGGCCAGGGACCGGGCCAGATGGCCGATGAGCGTCAGGGAGGAGTTGTCGGACCACTGGACGTCCTCCATCAGCATCACGATGTTTTCCTCTTTGGCCAGTGCTCCCAGCAGTTCCTCAACCACCAGGAGCACCTGGTTGTGAATCTGCCGGGTGTCCTGGTCGTCGGGTGAGTCCCCGTCCTGGCTGAGGGAGAGGATTTTCCACAGGGTACTCACGGCGTCCACGTCGCCGATCATCCGGCGACCTAGAATCCTGGACACCGACGAGGCGAGTTGGTCGGCCATCTCCTTTTGGGGCATGTCGTCCTTGATCCCGATGGCCTTCTTGATCATCTCGGCGATGGGGTAGTACGGGGGTGCTCCCGCGTAGCCCAGGCAGCGACCGTGCAGAACCCTGGACTTCGAGTCCGCCTGCTGGAGGGCGAGAAAAAGTTCCTCAACCAGGCGGGTTTTCCCTATCCCGGCCTCCCCGACGATGGTCACGACCCGCAGCCCCTTCCCCTCCGCCACGTCCCGGTAGATGCTCCGGAGTAGGTCGAGCTCCTTCTTCCGCCCGATCAGGGGCGACGAAAGCCCGGGCACGCCGCGGATTTTCCCCCGCACGATCTTTTCCCCGACGACCTTGTGGCGCTTGAGCTCCGTGCGAAGGCCCTTGGCCCGGATGCGGGACAGCTCCTGGAAGGTGAAGAACTCCTTCGTCTTGCGGAAGACCTCGTCCGAGACGACGACGGCCCCCACGAGGCCGGTCGTCTCCAGCCGGGAGGCCAGGTTGACGGCGTTGCCGAATACGTGGTGCGCGCGGCCCGGCGCCTGGGAGTGCCGGCTGACGATGACCTCGCCGAAGTGGACGCCCACGCGGACCTCGAGCTCCAGCCCTTCGTTGACGCCGTAGTTGCGGGCGCTGTCCACGATACGCAGCCCGGCCCGCACCGCCAGCTCGGCGTCGTTCTCGTGGGTCACCGGCACCCCGAACACCGCCATGACCGAGTCGCCGATGAACTTCTCCACCACCCCGTTCATGGCCACCACACCATCGGCCATCACCCGGAGGCACTCCTCGATTTTGTCCTTGGTCTCCTCGGGGTCGTGGCTGGCCACGAGCTCGGTGAAGTTGCAGATGTCGGCGAAGAGTATGGCGACGTCCTTTCGCTCCTCCTCCATCGTCACCACGGCGAGCGGCTCGCCGCAACCACCGCAGAAACGTACGTTTGGTGCGTTTTTAAAACCGCAGAGACCGCAGGTGATAGGTTCGGTCGTCATAAGAAAGATGCTACTCGGATTGCACGTACTCCTCCATCAACTGCCGGACCACAAGCTCGGAGTTGTAGGTGCCAATATGAGCCAGGTCGGCAAAATCGTCGGGGTCGCCGCCGTAGGCCTCAACGCTGGTGAAGTCCCGCCAGGAAAAACCCTCGTATTCGATGGAATCCCAGTATGCCATTGCTTCGGCCAGTCTCTCCTCGTACTCGGTATGCTGCCGGAGGAAGTCGAGTAGGATCGGGTGGTTGCCGGTGACGTAGCCGATCACCCGGATGTTGTTTTCGGAGCAGAGGTCGATGAATCGGTCGAAATAAGCGATTCGGGAGGGATGAAGCTCAGTAAAGCCTTTGTAGATATCGTAGAGTGATTGCAACAGGTTGCTCGATATCTTGACCACGCTTCTGCGCGACTCCTTTTCCATATAGTCGCCGGTCAAGGGATCGAACTCGTATTTGCCGCTGGGTTTGATCCCCATCAGATGATTCCACAGGGCCGTGAAAGAGTAGCGCAGCGAATCGCTGATGATTTGTAGGAGGTCTTCGTGACCCGCTTCAGGGAGGGGCAAATCCTCGATGAGGTAACGACTTAGTTCGGGAACCTGGAGAAGCTGCCGGTGTACGGGCCAGATGTTGCTGAACAACTCCGGCTCTAGGCCGACGATGATTAACTTGATCGGTTTGCTGTTGTATTCTAAAAGTAGTCGCAGTTGGCAGTAATAGTCCTCGGCGCGGGTCATATTGATGCCATAGTTGAAGGCTTTTAGTCCGTACTGCTTGAGCTGGGCCGCCTCAAGCCGCATCACCCGGCTCGAACCAAAAATAAAGGCATCATAATCCCGATTGTTATCCGGATTATAAAGGTAGTCGTTGGTCTTAACGAAGCGGTAATGGGAGGTGACGGGGGTGATAAGTTGTTCGCCTGAGTAAATGTCCAGCGGGTCCACCAGGTACTGAAAAACCAGCAGGGCTAGGATGGGGAGCAGGAAGATCAGGAAACGCTTGAACACGGAAGACACATCCGCTCCTAGAACTGGAAGTAGATGAACTCGGAGCCGCCGAAGGTGCCGAAGCAGAGCACCCCGACGACCAGGGCGTAGTAGATGCTCCAGCGGACCCAGCCGGGCAGCTTTTCGATTTTAAGGGCGTGGGGCTTCCTCCGCTGCACCCACTCGACGGCGAGCAGGCCCAGGCTGACCAGTACGGGCATCACGTAGTAGGTGTACCAAACCTGGCCCAGCATGAGCGGGTGGGTGACCATCCGGGTGAGATACCCGAAGGCCTGCCCGAGCGAATCGGCCCGGAAGAACACCCAGCCCAGAAGGACTAAAAGGAATGTCCCCACCATCTGCCCCGTCTCCTTGAGGCTGGGCAGGAGGCGCTTTTTCGCCACGACGCCGGTGAAGGTCGGCGGCTCTTTTTTTAAAATCATGGGGATGAAGTAGAGCCCGTTCAACAGGCCCCAGGCGACGAAGGTCCAGTCGGCGCCGTGCCAGAGCCCGCTCACGGCGAAGGTCACCAGGGTGTAGAGAATCCAGCGCGCCTTCCCCTTGAACGGCCCCCCCAGCGGGTAGAAGATGTAATCCCGGAACCAGCTCATCATCGAGATGTGCCAGCGCCGCCAGAACTCGGTGATGTTCCGGGAGAAGTAGGGGCAGGCGAAGTTGGGGTTGGTTTTGAAACCCAGGAGCTTCCCCACGCCGATGGCGATGTCCGAGTAGCCGGAGAAATCGGCGTAGAGCTGGATGGCGTACAAAAAGATCCCGATGCCTAGCACCAGGCCGTCCTGGTGGTTGTAGGTCAGGAAAACCGCGTCCACGTAAACGGCCAGAAAATCGGCCACGGCGATTTTCTTCACCAGTCCCCAGAGAATCTGCCGCAGGCCGTCCTTGGCCTCGTCGGCGTCGAAGGTCCGGGGTTTCAAAAACTGCGGCAGGAGGTTCTTCGCCCGCTCGATGGGCCCGGCGAAAAGCTGTGGGAAGAAGGCGACGTAGGCGAAGTACGCCACGGCGTCCCGCGTCGGCTCACACTTTTTCCTGAAAACGTCTATGGAGTAGGAGAGGGACTTGAATGTGAAGAAGCTTATCCCCAGGGGGAGGATGATGTTGAGCGTGGTCGGGTCGGCCTTCAGGCCGAATAATCGTAGCAGGTCGGCCGCCGAGTCGGCGAAGAAGTTGAAATACTTGAAGAAACCGAGTATGCCGAGGTTGACGACCAGGCTCACTCCCAGGAGGAGCCGCCGCCGCCCCGGCCTTTCCTCG
Proteins encoded in this window:
- a CDS encoding MBOAT family protein, with translation MLFNSLQFALFLPAVVVGYWLLRRKPPRYQNLLLLAASYLFYAWWDWRFLGLIIIVSLSDYLVGRGLAVEERPGRRRLLLGVSLVVNLGILGFFKYFNFFADSAADLLRLFGLKADPTTLNIILPLGISFFTFKSLSYSIDVFRKKCEPTRDAVAYFAYVAFFPQLFAGPIERAKNLLPQFLKPRTFDADEAKDGLRQILWGLVKKIAVADFLAVYVDAVFLTYNHQDGLVLGIGIFLYAIQLYADFSGYSDIAIGVGKLLGFKTNPNFACPYFSRNITEFWRRWHISMMSWFRDYIFYPLGGPFKGKARWILYTLVTFAVSGLWHGADWTFVAWGLLNGLYFIPMILKKEPPTFTGVVAKKRLLPSLKETGQMVGTFLLVLLGWVFFRADSLGQAFGYLTRMVTHPLMLGQVWYTYYVMPVLVSLGLLAVEWVQRRKPHALKIEKLPGWVRWSIYYALVVGVLCFGTFGGSEFIYFQF
- a CDS encoding tetratricopeptide repeat protein yields the protein MTTEPITCGLCGFKNAPNVRFCGGCGEPLAVVTMEEERKDVAILFADICNFTELVASHDPEETKDKIEECLRVMADGVVAMNGVVEKFIGDSVMAVFGVPVTHENDAELAVRAGLRIVDSARNYGVNEGLELEVRVGVHFGEVIVSRHSQAPGRAHHVFGNAVNLASRLETTGLVGAVVVSDEVFRKTKEFFTFQELSRIRAKGLRTELKRHKVVGEKIVRGKIRGVPGLSSPLIGRKKELDLLRSIYRDVAEGKGLRVVTIVGEAGIGKTRLVEELFLALQQADSKSRVLHGRCLGYAGAPPYYPIAEMIKKAIGIKDDMPQKEMADQLASSVSRILGRRMIGDVDAVSTLWKILSLSQDGDSPDDQDTRQIHNQVLLVVEELLGALAKEENIVMLMEDVQWSDNSSLTLIGHLARSLANSRCLLIINSRPPGDHTDARTLLEDLQKSEHHTRINLEDLSPDDTRRLLSELLTVEDLDEAKRRSIVELAAGNPFFVEEIIKNLIEKGDLEYRDGHWFTNDGEGGFDIPDTVEGVLRSRIDNLPDQEKKVIQRASVVGEVFWRRIVTELMNYAVGDHLADLEKRDLIHRRLESIFEDDLEYIFKHVLLHETVYKSLLHREKRELHLKTAKWIENNYSDRIQAYQSLVANHFENGGAPEKAAPYYFEAGKHAASLYANEDAKRFYAKAVENSQDGDLTRRVYLGWGNVCLETGKPHESIDLFTAALGYCQTVVERAEIMEWMGSAHERLSEYPRSLEYYDDALTLLKDEPPSLLHGKTLYGIAWVHYLRGDFPEALNYISRAEEVISQVREDDFASDKVRARISNIHASILNELKLLDEGRVYQSRTLELYEKHGYLLGMQSVLNNIGTVEMEKGNYGTAIELLQRSYDIAERCGDRLGLAINCNNLASIYTTLGRFDRAEELNTRYLEMNAIIDNRLGDGYANYGLGSLFRLRGDYEKAEKHFRRAIEIYGEVGAHRMTLVVKLSLAVFYAEVGREEESEALFAEVGDFMDEKEIAVYRLTALGLTARRREFTLEERERIRAFLPTAEAGFEKETDKTSLVEEAVHLATLHERIGEADKAARLWESARVTYNEIVENIGDEELRETFREIMGKRGYAV
- a CDS encoding response regulator; this translates as MPPVNRPMPEKIIIVEDEIIVAMDLSLRLSRLGYDVIGVFSTAEEAVEQCGKTRPDVILMDFTLRGKMNGLEATKIIHSLYDTPVVMLSALPESTETVECDGYLVKPFELFGLKSTIENALKNSRSVRAS
- a CDS encoding trypsin-like peptidase domain-containing protein, with translation MTLEERKLHRAEDNIRITTPILSKVGNTVIGLATGFFYAYKYLVLVTNRHVVINEKTEQYPSELVVRLHTDLDGNDLTQNQFYTIPLYDENNTPQWIEHPEYGSDADVVCVLINQDHPMLTETTGMMTSPDMQLPEFIHPSWISHVSIVGYPKGYYDQVHNLPIVKSGCVASPYGIYHNGKPNFLVDAAAEPGMSGSPVFTHRISDYLNTEERMAKLPSPGVFFLGVLSGGINNVLNLNTIWYASLIKEILDPLPSPS
- a CDS encoding sigma-54 dependent transcriptional regulator yields the protein METKTRVLIVDDDSAFCESTCDGLSLEGYDVRYATTGREGLEFFKTWNPNIVLLDQKLPDIRGSEIERQIREADPGVKVIFATAYGSLTEAVEAVKNGAFHYLTKPLELDEFYFTVAKAARLAELERRNRITEFQLERARQTDELVGDSTAIQETKRLIELAAQTDSTILITGETGVGKGVAARAIHRLSGRKEDLLSVNCASIPENLIESELFGYEKGAFTGAEARRKGVFELVKDGTLLLDEIAEMPLPLQSKLLIVLEEGRIRRLGGDVEIPLNVRVLATTNRPIVLDIKNGRFREDLYYRLAVITINVPPLRECREDIPLLCRNLLENMTQGVYGALPEEQLAVLMSYRWPGNVRELRNILERSVILADGGELDPASLIECGSGKNAGPGTSEVRPLADVEKDYIERALKFYRDNKTHAATALGISLSTLRRRVATFECLGKKKD